The Peptococcaceae bacterium 1198_IL3148 genome window below encodes:
- the smpB gene encoding SsrA-binding protein SmpB yields MAKSSDRVVTENRKARHLYHVLETHETGIVLQGTEVKSLRAGKANLQDSYARVEKGELFLYNMHISPYEQGNRFNHDPKRTRKLLMHKHEINRLLGQSKEKGLTLVPLKVYFKDGKAKVFLGVVKGKKLHDKRQDIAARDAKRDMERALKARY; encoded by the coding sequence ATGGCTAAATCAAGTGACCGGGTAGTAACGGAAAACCGCAAAGCAAGGCACCTCTATCACGTGCTGGAAACCCATGAAACTGGTATCGTGTTGCAGGGTACCGAAGTAAAGTCCCTTAGGGCGGGTAAAGCAAATTTGCAGGACAGTTATGCCCGGGTTGAAAAAGGCGAGCTATTCCTTTATAATATGCATATAAGCCCGTATGAACAGGGTAACAGGTTTAATCACGACCCTAAACGTACTCGCAAGCTATTAATGCATAAGCACGAGATTAACCGCTTACTGGGTCAGTCTAAGGAAAAGGGTTTAACCCTAGTACCCCTAAAGGTTTACTTTAAGGATGGTAAGGCCAAAGTTTTTTTGGGAGTAGTAAAAGGTAAAAAACTACATGATAAGAGACAAGATATTGCCGCCCGAGATGCCAAACGTGATATGGAAAGGGCATTAAAGGCACGCTACTAA
- a CDS encoding HDIG domain-containing metalloprotein, protein MNREEALALLKKNVKNKNLVKHSLAVEAVMAGLAKHFGEDQEKWAIAGLLHDIDYDYTKDDPHKHSIMGAEMLTEAGLPEDVVYAVKVHNDMHGLPRNSLMDKALYATDPLTGLITAAALIRPEKSLFAINKESLIKRYSEKAFAKGANREVIASCSELGLSLEDFMALGLEAMQGIAKDLGLE, encoded by the coding sequence GTGAATAGAGAAGAGGCATTGGCTTTACTGAAAAAAAACGTGAAAAACAAAAATTTAGTTAAGCACAGTTTAGCAGTGGAGGCAGTAATGGCCGGTTTAGCTAAACATTTTGGTGAAGATCAAGAAAAATGGGCCATAGCAGGTTTACTGCATGATATAGATTATGACTATACCAAGGATGACCCGCATAAACATAGTATCATGGGGGCAGAAATGCTAACCGAAGCTGGTTTACCCGAAGATGTGGTCTATGCAGTGAAGGTACACAATGATATGCATGGATTGCCCAGAAACAGTTTAATGGATAAGGCTCTGTACGCCACCGACCCGTTGACTGGATTAATTACAGCGGCCGCTTTAATTCGTCCAGAGAAAAGTCTGTTTGCCATTAATAAGGAATCATTGATTAAGAGATATAGCGAAAAAGCCTTTGCGAAAGGTGCCAACAGAGAAGTCATTGCTTCTTGCAGTGAATTAGGTTTAAGTTTAGAAGACTTTATGGCCCTGGGATTGGAAGCCATGCAGGGAATTGCCAAAGATCTGGGGTTAGAGTAA
- a CDS encoding PaaI family thioesterase, with amino-acid sequence MFEKIDHPENPCFGCSPHNPIGLKLLPQVDEDKCVAVFTPRPEHQGWVGYMHGGLITTLLDEVMGNWLWQNDKPSVTAEMNVRFIKPVPIGDELTAIAHVKNERSRIVEMEAEILLADGQRAAKATAKFFKKERGFTGE; translated from the coding sequence TTGTTTGAAAAAATAGATCATCCTGAAAATCCGTGCTTTGGCTGTAGCCCACATAATCCAATCGGACTTAAATTGCTGCCGCAGGTGGATGAAGACAAATGTGTTGCGGTCTTTACACCCCGGCCTGAACACCAGGGTTGGGTGGGGTATATGCATGGCGGTCTGATCACCACTTTGTTAGATGAAGTGATGGGAAATTGGTTATGGCAAAACGACAAACCTTCGGTGACAGCGGAAATGAATGTGCGGTTTATTAAACCAGTACCCATCGGTGATGAACTGACGGCCATCGCCCACGTGAAAAATGAACGCAGCAGAATAGTGGAAATGGAAGCAGAAATATTATTGGCTGATGGACAAAGGGCAGCCAAAGCCACAGCTAAGTTTTTCAAAAAGGAAAGGGGATTTACCGGTGAATAG
- a CDS encoding thiamine pyrophosphate-dependent enzyme has protein sequence MIRINTEADDFIAHGVSACAGCGMELIIRNVLDILGQDTTVVIPPGCSALFCGFGKETGMRVSAFQGNLENTVAYAAGIKAGYEVQGNYHTKVVGFAGDGGTVDIGLQSLSGMMERGDNVLYICYDNEAYMNTGIQGSSSTPYGASTTTTPGGKPTQKKDLLRIALAHGIPYCASASVANIPDLRKKVQKVKDIEGPTLLHIHAPCPTGWGYDASKSIEVCKNAVQTGAWILYEYEHGKITVNTKPKELKPIENYLNLQKHFRGMSEEEIAYLQEVVKNNYNRLLTEAGN, from the coding sequence ATGATTAGGATTAATACCGAAGCAGACGACTTTATAGCACACGGTGTCAGTGCCTGTGCCGGATGCGGTATGGAACTGATTATCCGCAATGTGCTAGACATCCTAGGACAAGATACCACAGTGGTCATTCCACCCGGTTGCTCTGCCCTCTTCTGCGGATTTGGTAAAGAAACAGGCATGCGTGTTTCTGCATTTCAAGGTAACCTAGAAAATACCGTAGCCTATGCGGCAGGTATTAAGGCAGGCTATGAAGTGCAGGGTAACTATCACACCAAAGTTGTTGGCTTTGCCGGTGATGGTGGTACAGTGGACATCGGATTGCAATCGCTTTCCGGTATGATGGAACGCGGTGACAACGTATTATATATCTGCTATGACAACGAGGCTTACATGAATACTGGTATTCAGGGCAGTAGTTCCACCCCCTATGGTGCGTCCACAACTACCACCCCAGGAGGGAAGCCAACCCAGAAAAAGGATTTGTTGCGCATAGCGCTGGCCCATGGTATTCCTTACTGTGCATCAGCAAGCGTTGCCAACATCCCAGATCTGCGCAAAAAGGTGCAAAAGGTAAAGGATATCGAAGGCCCTACTTTGCTGCACATCCATGCCCCATGTCCCACTGGTTGGGGATATGATGCCTCTAAGTCAATTGAGGTCTGCAAAAATGCTGTGCAAACAGGTGCGTGGATACTTTATGAATATGAGCACGGCAAAATTACTGTCAACACCAAGCCTAAGGAACTGAAGCCAATAGAAAACTACCTCAATTTGCAAAAACACTTCAGGGGTATGAGTGAGGAAGAAATTGCTTATCTCCAAGAAGTGGTAAAAAATAACTACAATCGTTTATTAACTGAGGCTGGTAATTAA
- a CDS encoding transketolase C-terminal domain-containing protein has protein sequence MQKVALPEQAEIDAFIGKYQPHNLVLDPANPIVINNLTPSDEITEMKYQQAIGYQNSLQVMEEVFGEFEQKFGRKKAAVEGYRTEDAEAVIITLGSMYGTAKYVVDQLRDKGIKVGAVKITCFRPFPVAKLREVMGGIKKVAVLNRTTGFGAQGAPVWLEVKAALSSETLVKSYIGGLGGRDVSTDTIEKVFTDILAETNTSFDQPTWIDCRTEEAMNIRKVETND, from the coding sequence ATGCAGAAGGTTGCCTTACCAGAACAAGCGGAGATTGATGCATTTATCGGCAAATATCAACCGCATAATCTGGTATTAGATCCGGCGAATCCGATTGTAATTAACAACTTGACTCCTTCTGATGAAATAACCGAGATGAAATACCAGCAGGCCATTGGTTATCAAAATTCTTTGCAGGTGATGGAAGAAGTCTTTGGTGAATTTGAGCAGAAGTTTGGTCGCAAAAAAGCTGCTGTTGAGGGCTATCGTACAGAGGATGCGGAGGCAGTCATCATAACTCTAGGCTCAATGTACGGAACTGCCAAATATGTTGTGGATCAGCTGCGGGATAAAGGTATTAAAGTTGGGGCAGTGAAGATTACTTGTTTCCGCCCATTCCCTGTGGCTAAGCTACGGGAAGTGATGGGCGGTATTAAAAAGGTGGCAGTTCTTAACCGTACCACTGGTTTTGGCGCCCAAGGTGCCCCAGTATGGTTAGAGGTTAAGGCCGCTCTGTCAAGCGAAACACTGGTTAAAAGCTATATCGGTGGTCTAGGTGGTAGAGACGTGAGCACCGATACCATTGAAAAGGTATTTACTGATATTTTAGCTGAAACTAACACCTCGTTTGATCAGCCAACATGGATTGACTGTAGAACAGAGGAGGCAATGAATATAAGGAAGGTGGAGACAAATGATTAG
- a CDS encoding 4Fe-4S binding protein: MWDYCKGCGICANVCPRKCIEMVDERSGK, encoded by the coding sequence ATGTGGGATTATTGCAAAGGCTGTGGCATTTGTGCCAATGTATGTCCGAGAAAATGTATTGAGATGGTGGATGAAAGGAGTGGGAAATAG
- a CDS encoding 2-oxoacid:acceptor oxidoreductase family protein: protein MHEDKYAITVPAYGHERRGAPVYTDIVVDEKPILVNCFVYQPNIVLVMDDAISEKNVDVSKGKHENTILVLNTSDIETAKMYAKRYDFRQVYYVDGTQVALDNIGRGIPNGSMLGALAHTGIVSIASVESALKEIFGVKAGEKNADSARAAYEQTKEL, encoded by the coding sequence ATCCATGAAGACAAATACGCAATTACTGTACCTGCCTATGGACACGAACGCCGTGGTGCCCCTGTTTATACCGACATTGTTGTGGACGAGAAACCAATTCTCGTTAACTGCTTTGTCTATCAACCAAATATTGTGCTGGTGATGGATGATGCCATCAGTGAAAAGAACGTTGACGTAAGTAAAGGGAAGCATGAAAATACCATACTTGTACTAAACACCTCTGATATTGAAACAGCAAAAATGTATGCAAAAAGATATGATTTCCGCCAGGTCTATTATGTAGATGGTACCCAGGTTGCACTGGACAATATTGGTAGAGGGATTCCTAATGGTTCAATGCTGGGTGCATTAGCTCATACTGGCATTGTTTCCATCGCATCAGTGGAAAGTGCACTGAAAGAAATCTTTGGAGTAAAGGCTGGTGAAAAAAATGCAGATTCAGCGAGAGCGGCATATGAACAAACAAAAGAACTCTAA